The sequence below is a genomic window from Dermacentor andersoni chromosome 6, qqDerAnde1_hic_scaffold, whole genome shotgun sequence.
TTTGTGTGTTAAGGTACATGCAATACTGtaattgagagaaaaaaaagtgtctCTTTACAACCACTGCCTGTCCAGATGGCGGTACCAGAGTCCtttgaacttggcaagttttgaTAATGTtttgataataaaaaaaattctttgaaaTCATGAATGAAGTACTGGTGCTGTTTCGGTACAAAATTAAGAAAGTGGAAATCTGGCTTCGCTTTCTGTTTCAGTAGTCGAGCTCCATCATAGCcgtgaaattaacaaaaatttagTTTCTATATACGTATTATCAGTCTTAACTGATTCAAGGTTCCCTTTACAATGTCCCTTTCAGATAGCATGTAAGAGCCCTGAACAGTAAGTAGCTTGCACATGAATTCTGAGACGTCACTAGTTAGGCAAGTCTCTGCCACACAGAGTGAGAAGTGGCACTGATGTATGCATGAGTGATGCATGCATCAATACGGATTAGCATCTTTTTCAAGGATGCCATGAATACATCTGGCGGCCAGTATTCCCTCTGCCACAATATTTTGTGCTAGAGCTGCACGACtattttgaaacattcaaataaaGCATTTAGCTGGCCAAGCCATGTACAAACTTGATAAACCACACCTTTCTTATGTCGAAATTCTCTTgtttgtcatatatatatatatatatatatatatatattacgcggTAGCTCTAGAATATTTTCGCATCATAAGCTGGCGCATCGGATTGGCGCGCTGCTTCGCCGTATCTGGTCATTCGTTAGCACCGCGATCCTTAGTATTCAGATGTGTGATCATTCTGGAAACGGCAAAATTTTACTTAAGCGTGCCCCCCCAAAAATTGCTACGCCTGCGAGTGTGCAAATCATCAAATCGACGCTTCACACGACTGCGCACCGGCCGACAAAACGGCGGTGGAAGCTTGACTCACCGAAACCATCGAAATCAAGGTGGTTGTTGATAATGACATCCAAGAGACTGTCGCCTACTTTCCCTACTGCGCTGACTTTTTCGCCGCTTTCCCGGACAAAGGTTACGTCAAAACTGTAATgcagagaagaaagaagaaaaacaacagAGCCTGCTACATTCAACCGATAAAACTTTTCGAAATGTCCCTGCTCTAAACAGGTAGAGCCAAGAAAGAGAAGCGTATTGAGCTTGTTTACTCAATTATCGCCCTTTGACGTTACTGAACCTTGCCTTGGCTTTATCAGCAGCTCCAAACGATCTTCCTAGGACAAGACAAATCATCCGCTACGCTAATTAAGTACGCCCACAGAGTAGTAGTAATAGAGAGCGTGAAGCAAACGGAACCTGCGTAGAGAAATGACATGGTAATGAGTAGAAATAGTGGCTTACGTTTCTTTTCTCCTGACGGGAAACGTGGTAGCAATGCACCGGTTTGATGCGAGCGCCGTTGTGCCATGCAAACTCATTAGGCATGAGATTTTGCTATGGTGCTTCGTGCCCCATGCGACGGTGAACTTTGCAAGTCCTAACCGAAGGAAGTGCGACATGACTCTTTCCACAGTAATCGGCAGGTTTTCCAGACACATGCAGAAGGATACGGTGATTGAAGGACGGTGCGAGGTGCGTGTGTGTGAGATTAGAGATCAGCATCAGTATCGTATATGGGATGAAAATAACCATAAAAATAACACAAACCGAAACAGAATAATTATTTGAACATAATGGTTTAATGACGTTAGCTATAGTATTATCATACCCCGggcctttcttttttacaaaatgttaatttgttttttttttatataaacagCTTAGTTATTCGCATCTTGTGCATGCGATACTAAATCGACTGTAATTTTGAGAGAGGGAAGGTTCCACAgcaaaaaaagagaagcatcggtaTTTCATTCATTATCTTATTATTCTCATTTTATGCACAGAGGCTGGTATAGCGTGGAACGCATTTTGCGTAACCTGTCGTTCAGCCGTAGAACTAGGCAAGGAATTTGGCTGAGCGTAACAGGCCAACAGGGCCGTGGACTGCTGATAGGGGCCAAGCACCGCGGAAAGAAGAGTTCCTCGGCCCAGTCGAACCCATTTCGTGCAGCGAAGCTCTCGTTACGTCGACAGAAATGACACGGCTAGGCGAGATCTTCTGGTGGGAGAGAGCTACATAAAAATCGTTGAGTTGGTATAATCCTTCAGAGCGTGCGCCCAGTTTGCGCACCTGTTGCTTTTCCATGGCGTTTCTATGCCCCGTGAGAATACGACGAGGGAAACGAAAGAAAGGTGAGAAGCTGGGTTGAAACTTGCTCTTCTGTGTAATGTGTAGCAGAGGACTTTCAGGTACGGCACACTCGCACGGTCTGACAGGTCGCGCGCATCGTAACTGATTTCTAacccctatttatttatttatttatttcacgtctAAGTTAATGTATTAGCGAACACTTTGGAGTGCAGTCAGTGAGCGTCGTGCTTTACTTCTAATAACTGTCCAAAAAAAAATCGGCACCGTTCTGCATAATATGATTAAGTAACTTGACGTAAACCTGACAGGCTGACAGTTCTACAGAGATGTTTCAGAAGCCGGTCTCTAATATCGAAAACATTACGTTTTGCACAATGGTATAGTTTAGCGATCCAAGTCCATTTATACGACATTTGTTGTCGTTTATTTACTGCACCGAACCGGTCGGATATCTATGTCATGTATGGGGAAAAAGTTTGCGACCAAAAGTGAAGGCCGGTGCACAGACGTGTTTTCCCGGCATGTGTATACGTTTTACTGTAGGTACGAAGTTAGTAATGGTTCATTACCCTGTCGGGTAACACTGTCGCACGGCGCACTTTCGATCGGGATCGAATTTTTCTGTCGCGGTTGGCTCCCTCGCGCAAGCTGCaggagggagccaatcgcggttgAGAATTTCGATCCCGATCGGGCGCGATCGAAAGTTGCCGCAGTTCCACATCGCGCCTTGTAAATCGGTCAGTGTCTTGTAAATCGGCCTGTATGCTTAAGGTTcattcacactaggccgacccgacaccgatttcggtctgccgaatgtcggcgacagcgtttttttccttcgtgtcggcgtcTCTGTTActctgtaccgacgccgacaatgTGCCGatggtcggcggagagctcggcgtcggtacaatGCGACTGGcacggcttgtcacccgttctccgtcggcgcgaagtcgtcgacggcttatacaagccggttggtcgttctgtacTCAAGCGAAGACAGCGAAAGAGtcaaagacagaaaaaaaaagtatatatatatatatatatatatatatatatatatatatatatatatatatatatatatatatatatatatataatgtatagaCGACAATGACATAAAGATAAAAGAAACTCAAAAAACGCGAGAACACTAACACAAatgcacttaatctagatcaaactacaaaagaaatacaacgaacagttgacagtaaatatagaaattaacactacacaGAACACACTTAATGGTGGtcaacagagttcaaaagaaagcaaatgatgGCATACACATGGCCGGAGAGCTGTAGTaagtccataaagcgtggagtcgaaGGCAGAGCTTTCCCAAAGAATGCTGGCAAGCtgatctcgttgcggtggatgcgattgctgggctgggtttcctGGCAGTCTAGGTCGGGCGTCTACCCTcaagcaggttgagctaacttgaggggaactactaCTGTGAGCTTCATTGCAGACCTTGGCTTTTTGTCTTTGACGCTAACTAGTAAGTCGCAGTTCAGAcgcggcccaggcgatactgcacggcactagctccttgatgCTTTTCAGCAGATTctaggctcagcttctagactgccTAGCTTGATCTAAAACCTGCATTTAAATAGcttctcctttccctagttccctgtgttggggaacggcagatattggtaGAAAGTACTGTGGAAACCCGCTAGGTGGAGAGAACTAAACTTTGCGGTGTTTCCAATTATTAGCTTGGCGgccattaattacttctctccaccttgtgggtttccgcagaacttttacgtcaaactcttgcctttgctttgagttgtatccgcctggttagctcagatggtagagtggctgcccgagtcccggaccaggacgaagttttcttcaactgcgaggcttttctttcgaggaacccttatgggtttcctttgtagcatttgctccGATTGGGTGGATGTGTCATTTTTGCTTGATTAATTTAATTGAGAAGTCTTTATGCTCAAAAGACTTTCAAGTGCCTGTGTGACGGCTACAATATGCTTAATTTGTGTGATGACAAACTTTGTTGCTAGCATGGATGCTGGTGTGCTCAAAATTTGGTGAAATTGATATGCAGCCTGAAGTTATAATTCATATTTATTGCTTGCAGAGTAATTTGGTCTCTTACACCCCATTGTTATTTCTGGCGCAAGTGACTGAAGTGCCACACTATATGGAATGAGTACTAGATTTAAAACTTTAATTAAGCACACTTGCAGTGTTGCTGCCATCGAGGTTGTTACTGTGAAGGCCTTGTCATCTGCTCTTGAACTCCATTGCCTTCCATCTGCAGCTTGTCAATATCTTGCATTATTCGGCATTGGACATTAGCAATTGTGAAATAACAATTTTGTCTTGCAATGCTAAATTTTATAAGAACGACAAGGGCGGTTGCATTAACTTCCACACAGTTCTATTTGAGAAGTTACACAAACTTACATGACAGAGCATAACTTATCGATACAACCTATGGCACAACAAATGAAATTAGAAAAATAAATTCAGCCAGATCtggaaaaagaagtgaaaaaaaaaaaggattcacTGGCGATTACGAGAATCCCTAATACAAAATTTgagcagccacattttgatggcggcgaaatgcgaaaacacccatgtacttagatttaggtgcaggttaaagaacctcaggtggtccaacattacggcatgcctcataatcagaccgtttTGGCACCCATAATATAATTTATTTTGTCTCGTtgggcatgttgcaaacggagtgaaatGTGCCGCGACTGCCTGGCTAATTGAGAGATTGCGAGGCGGCGCATGGGTGATGTGTGGGCACGATTTgtagcagccgccacagacagacctctgctcatgcagctgTTTTTATACAGACGACTTgcactactctggtgccatctcgtaacCATCATCGCCACAAAGCCCGTCTTGCATGGCACTACGCTTCTCATACTTTTGCCATAcactcctcctccactttcctcctcatgctctcTTTGCTATTGTCGTCTTTCATCTTCcactgcgctctaaaaaaaactCTATATGCATGCAATCAGAAAACCTGATGCAAAGCAAGGCACAGATAATAACTTCctaaattattattattcataaaAATGCTGCAGTACATAGGGCCTAAGCAGGAGGGGCAATACAAAGCATGATACATTGATAACAACGTGACAGACTGCTACAATAGCCAAAAATCAAGGAAACTGCAAAAAACAATACATATCAGTGAATATAACTGTACCAGTGAAAATACATGGTCAATGTAAGCACTAAAATTTTAAACAAAGGCACTTTATACAAGAACTTCTGGGATAAAAATGGGTAAAGGACAGCTGACACGGTTTGAACAAATTATGTCGACGTggagggtacagctacagtaaaacatttgtgccacaatttaagtgaattgtctcatattaagagagctgtGGATGATAAAAAGTTATCCTTCTCCCTAaccatgctttttctcctcagCTCGTTTGGCGAGAggtcggggctaagctccaccttcactggctctgcatgaTGACGT
It includes:
- the Fdx2 gene encoding adrenodoxin-like protein 2, mitochondrial isoform X1, producing the protein MCLENLPITVERVMSHFLRLGLAKFTVAWGTKHHSKISCLMSLHGTTALASNRCIATTFPVRRKETFDVTFVRESGEKVSAVGKVGDSLLDVIINNHLDFDGFGACEGTLACSTCHLIFKPEDFERLKENPSDEELDMLDLAYGLCETSRLGCQVYLTKELSGMEIKVPAGVNDARGTDT